The following are encoded in a window of Magnolia sinica isolate HGM2019 chromosome 11, MsV1, whole genome shotgun sequence genomic DNA:
- the LOC131218037 gene encoding LRR receptor-like serine/threonine-protein kinase EFR, which produces MELARMSLWAICSWNHTLHFCHWQGIKCGGRRHPQRVTALNLTGQNLVGSISPFIGNLTFLRIIHLSANSFYGTIPEEIGRLFRLRYLRLTNNTFTGEIPTNLTHCFKLRVLDLYGNQLTGRIPTELGSLSKLTYLILGRNSLAGSIPPSLGNLSSLTLLYLSRNSPEGSIPDDLCQLVSLKFLGISINKLSGTIPPRLYNLSSIVIFAVGFNRLHGNLPPNIGLTLPNLQRLYAGGNQFTGPIPVSLSNASRLFLIELENNSFSESVPLNFGSPKGLTWFNLRGNELGIGKARDLSFLDSLTNCSSLQMLDLSFNHLSGMLPDSIANLSTQLTWLSFKSNSIFGSIPSGIQNLVGLTVLRMRYNFLTRTIPIGVGKLNKLEKNGASDGPGEVILDEIELVWGTPTCQFGQTVSYKVPFPVDEAESDIKGLGKIPSWLGNCLSLEYLVLDGNFFQGSIPSTLALRYLDLSRNNLSGKIPRYLENFALEYLNLSFNNFEGELPKQGFFGNASRVSVSRKCQASTKRGNSLASKVKFSVIGAILCLISFLSFFTTLHWVRKSRRKLFSVSSVEDPFVNVSYVKLFKATDEFSLANLIGTGSFGAVYKGILDRVGTMVVVKVFNLQRQGALRSFMAEYLKPSNILLDDDMIALVGDFGLARFLSEVAQSSSVGMKGSIGYIAPEDAMGGKVSTQGDVYSYGILLLEMITEKGPTDDVFKDNLSLHHFAKLASAERVIEIVDPQLLLEEAEAIQGGGCGVGLGLWWGFGTAFGSHYRTAEVKFQGFDFNRKDESGGREVTGPAKQVGEIKASHQV; this is translated from the exons ATGGAGCTCGCACGTATGAGCTTAtgggcaatttg CTCGTGGAACCATACTCTCCACTTCTGCCACTGGCAAGGAATCAAATGCGGTGGTCGACGGCATCCTCAAAGGGTCACGGCCTTGAACCTCACTGGCCAAAACTTGGTGGGTTCCATATCGCCTTTCATAGGGAACCTCACCTTTCTCAGGATCATCCATCTCTCTGCCAATAGCTTCTATGGGACGATTCCTGAAGAGATTGGCCGGTTGTTCCGCTTGAGGTATCTCCGTCTGACCAATAACACATTCACTGGAGAAATTCCAACAAATCTGACCCACTGTTTCAAACTCCGAGTTCTTGATCTTTACGGGAATCAGCTCACAGGGAGGATTCCGACTGAGCTTGGCTCTCTATCGAAGCTCACCTACTTAATCCTTGGTCGCAACAGTCTtgcaggaagcatcccaccttcacttggaaacctttcgtCTCTCACACTCCTTTATCTCTCAAGAAATAGTCCGGAGGGCAGCATCCCAGATGACCTTTGTCAGTTGGTGAGCTTAAAGTTTTTAGGCATAAGTATAAATAAACTGTCAGGAACGATTCCGCCTCGGCTCTACAATCTCTCCTCTATTGTCATTTTTGCCGTGGGATTTAACAGATTGCATGGAAATCTTCCACCTAATATAGGCCTCACTCTTCCTAATCTCCAAAGGCTCTATGCTGGAGGAAACCAATTCACAGGACCCATACCagtttcattatccaatgcttcCCGACTTTTTCTTATTGAACTTGAAAACAATAGTTTTAGTGAATCTGTGCCTCTGAATTTTGGAAGCCCCAAAGGTCTCACCTGGTTCAATTTGCGGGGCAACGAACTTGGAATTGGAAAAGCTCGTGACTTGAGTTTTCTCGATTCTTTGACCAATTGCAGTAGCTTACAAATGCTGGATTTAAGCTTTAATCATCTCAGCGGCATGTTGCCGGACTCCATAGCTAATCTTTCGACCCAACTGACATGGCTATCCTTTAAAAGTAACAGCATATTTGGAAGCATCCCATCTGGAATTCAGAATCTTGTCGGCTTAACAGTACTGAGGATGAGGTATAACTTTTTGACACGTACAATTCCCATTGGTgttgggaagcttaacaagttggaG AAGAATGGAGCCTCTGATGGGCCTGGGGAGGTCATCCTGGATGAGATAGAGCTTGTTTGGGGCACCCCCACTTGCCAATTTGGCCAGACCGTTAGCTACAAAGTTCCCTTCCCTGTAGATGAAGCAGAATCGGATATTAAGGGCCTGG GCAAAATTCCAAGCTGGCTAGGCAATTGTCTCAGCCTAGAGTATCTCGTGTTAGATGGGAACTTCTTTCAAGGATCAATTCCATCAACACTAGCACTTCGATACCTGGATCTTTCACGCAACAATTTATCTGGGAAGATACCAAGATATCTGGAGAATTTTGCTCTAGAGTATCTAAATCTATCCTTCAATAATTTTGAGGGTGAATTACCAAAACAAGGGTTCTTTGGAAATGCCAGTCGGGTTTCAGTTTCTCGGAAATG CCAAGCTTCCACGAAACGGGGGAACTCTCTTGCTTCAAAAGTCAAATTCTCAGTAATTGGTGCTATCCTGTGTCTTATATCATTTTTATCTTTCTTTACCACTCTCCATTGGGTAAGAAAGTCGAGAAGGAAACTTTTTTCTGTGTCTTCGGTGGAGGATCCTTTTGTGAACGTGTCTTATGTGAAGCTCTTTAAAGCAACAGATGAGTTCTCTCTTGCCAATTTGATTGGAACTGGAAGTTTTGGTGCTGTATATAAAGGGATTCTAGATCGTGTTGGGACTATGGTAGTAGTGAaagtcttcaaccttcaacgaCAAGGAGCTCTGAGGAGCTTCATGGCTGAAT ATTTAAAGCCAAGCAacattcttcttgatgatgacatgattgctcTTGTGGGTGATTTCGGGCTAGCCAGGTTCTTATCTGAGGTTGCTCAAAGCAGCTCAGTTGGGATGAAAGGATCTATTGGGTACATCGCTCCAG AGGATGCGATGGGCGGAAAAGTATCTACACAGGGAGATGTTTACAGCTACGGAATCCTTCTACTGGAGATGATCACTGAGAAGGGGCCAACTGATGACGTATTTAAGgacaatctaagccttcatcattttgctAAGTTGGCTTCAGCTGAACGAGTAATAGAGATTGTTGATCCACAACTGCTCTTAGAAGAAGCTGAAGCTATTCAAG GTGGAGGCTGTGGGGTAGGGCTTGGCCTATGGTGGGGCTTTGGCACTGCATTTGGTAGTCACTACCGGACTGCTGAGGTCAAGTTCCAGGGCTTTGATTTCAACAGGAAAGATGAAAGCGGTGGAAGAGAAGTAACGGGTCCAGCAAAGCAGGTCGGGGAGATTAAAGCGTCACACCAAGTCTAA